aatggagggaaaagaTTTGGAGGAAAACGAAAAGTTAAAGTGTTTCCTTTACTAATGCACTTTATCCCTCAtcataaaatagaaaaaaaataatcTTTGCGCTTATATAGAAAAGCacatcttctagctcttaaagagttgagaagaagtggTGTCGCACCGTCGTCGTTATCGCTCGCTCGGCTATGCTTCGGCTTCGGATGATTGATTGATAAATTTTTGGACCAAATTCATTTTTCGTTTTTCGTTATTTAATTTCATTTCTACTATTTTTCTGCggaatttttaatttaaaattcgcaGTTCCCGACGGCCAAATTCGGTACGAATCCGAATCCCAAAACTCGTGTCATTGACATCCAATGAGTTTGGTCGGGATTACTTATGTAACGACTCAGCCTACTTACTGCACAAGCGATATCAGGACGTGTACAATTCATTATGTATATTAAACTTTTCAATAGACGACTATAATTCAATTGAGATCTGCTTTGACCTAGGTTTTTTTTGTAAGAGCCACATTTACATCAATCGGGTTCTTTGCGACTTTGAAATCTAAATACTCGAATGTTTCAAGTACCATTTTAAAGTAATGAGATTGAGACAATGTCAGTCCTTGAGGAGTCCTATGGATTTTCAGCAACTCCTAAGTCTCTGATATCAAACTTGCTAGCAAGCATACACTTAGTAGCATTTATATCCGCAATATCTTTGCTCATTattaacatatcatcaacatataaacatacaatgactatatgatttggagtgtttttaatgtaaacacatttatcACACTCATTAATcttaaatccatttgccaatattgtttggtcaaatttcgcatgcaattgtttgggtgcttgttccAATCCGTAAAGTGACTTAACTAGTCGgcacaccttcttttcttttccgaAAGCCACGAAACCTTCAGATTGTTCCATATAAATTTCTTCATCCAAATCACCATTTAAGAAGGTTGTCTTCACATCCATCTGatggatttcaagaccatacacggcGGCTAATGCTATTAGCACCCGAATAGATGTAATCCTCATTACCGGCCATTATGTATCAAAAtaatcaagaccttctcgttgtttTAACCCTTTAACAACTAATCTTGCTTTATATTTGTCAATAATACCATCaactttcattttccttttgaaaattcacatagaacccaaaggtttatttcctggaggaagatcaaccaattcccaagtaTGATTACTTAATATGGAGTCTATCTCACTATTGATTGCCTCCTTCCAATATTGTACTTCCGAGGAAGATATTGCTTCTTTAAACGTTTGAGGCTCTTTTTCCAATAAAAATGTCAGAAAATCTTGTCCAAAGGAAGTAGTtattctttgacgtttactatgtCTTGGATTTTCCTCATTAAACGTACTTTTATTTGCTTATTCTCGAGGTCGCTTAGATTTTTCATTAAACGACTTGCATTCATTTTTATATGAATAAATATTTTCAAAGAGTTCAGCATTATCGGATTCAATTATCATATTAATATGAAtatcgggattttctgatttatgaacgaGAAAATGATATGTCTTACTATTTcttgcatatcctatgaaaatgcaatcaacggttttcggtcaaatctttatccttttgggtttaggaacttgcactttagCTAAATAGCCCCAcacttaaaaatattttaaattaggTTTCCtaccttttcatttttcatatagaATGGATTGCATTTTACTATAGAGAACTCGATTGAGTATTTGGTTAGCCGTAAGAATAGCTTCCCCCCCACAAGTTCTGGGGTAAATAAGAACTTGTCAACAAGACATTCATCATCTCCTATAATGTTCTATTATTTCTTTCCGCAATTTTATTAGATTGTAGTGGGTAAGAGACAGTTGTTTGGTAAATAATATCATATTccaaacatatttcttcaaaatgagattcatattcaccaccccttcttatcatttgatttttttatttaggcaaaaaaatacataaaaagaCACCTAAAGTTGGCCCCATATATCTATCTCACACCTAAAGTTGACCATATACACACTTTATGTTTGGTTTTATTGTGTCAAGTAAACACACAGTCTGTGGAAGGTATAGTGCGTGACATACAGTCGCTCCTACGTGGTTAAGTGAACAAATCAGAATTCAACACGTAGACTACACGTGGTTAAACCTTCCAGCGACAAATtaaaacgaaaaaagaaaaagaaaattaaaacaatTCAAAAGAGGACAAATTAAGCGGGGGTTTTCATTTCAGTAAATTTCTTTTTACTAAAAACCCTAATTCCCAAATCTCCTCAAATCGATCTTCATCAATCTCTTCAATGGTGTGGGTAATCGTTCAATATCTTCGATAAAACTTAAAAACTAGAACCTTATCCATTCTTTGCCTTTAATTTTGCTTCGGTCATCTGTCGTTAGTCATCGGTGGGGAAGATATCGATATCGATATCGATCGGAGTGGGCTTGAAGACAAATAACAGAAGAAATTTTATTAAGAGGTATTAGCATTTCTACTATTTGTTATCTCTTTTTCATGCGTTTGTAAATGGATTTTTTGttatttaagttggaaaagttttaCTCTGTTACTGTACTCGGCTAAAGGGAAAAATGTTTTGGCTTTTTCGTCTGTTAAAGGATAGGGAATCTTGACCTTTATTTCTTGTCTTTTTCAGAGTTTGTTCAAATTTGTGGCTCTATTATTGTTGTTTTTCACTACGGGGTAGGGTTACTGAAGGACAATATGTTGGGGAGTTGGAAAGGGTTGTCTTTACTATAGATAAAGACCATTTCTCTCTGACCGAGATGAAATGTTACACtaaggatattgggtatgataAAGTTGAAGGCGTTTATGTCAAAGACCCTACCAATATTCAATATGTTGCATTGGAAATTGACAACCAACTATATATTATTAAAGACTCGCATACTGGGTCCATTATTGACTTGTATGTGAAACGTGTCATGGTGAAAGAAGGGGTCCCTGCTGGCAGTGTTGTAGGTCCACTGGTTGGTGACATGGACCAAGAAACAATTAATATAGAAAGTATGGTTAATTCTAGGGCAACACAGATTGAGGGTGCTATAAATGTGACCTTAAATGAGGCAGTTGGGGTTGAAGGGGAAGTAGAACAAGCTCTTAAAGATGAAGATAGTAGTGATAATGTAGACTTTGAAGAAGATAACTTAAATAATATTCCTGATGAAGATGATAGTAAAATTGATGAAGAATTGAGTGCTTTTAGAGAGACtgctagaaaagaaaagataAGTGAAAGAAAGACCAAAAAACATAGAAAAGTCAATGTCATTCAAGAAGTGGAGCTTGGGGAAGCTGGGGTAGTTAATGGATTTGAGGATCTAAGGCTTAACAAGAAAGACATATTTGTTGGAAAGTTGGGTGGTAATGAAGACTTCATTGACTCATCAGATGATGCTAGTGAAGACAGTAGTGAATATTTAGATGTTCTTGCACAATCATGTGTTGATTTACGTTCCAAAAGAAGAAGCAAAAGGCTAAGGTATGATGATTCTGCCAAGTATGCTTTATTTGAATTAGGTATGCTATTTAAAAATATGTAAAGCTTTAGACAAGTTGTAGCTGAGTATGCTATTCAGGAGAAAGTTCAATTAACTCTAAGACCTAATGAACCACATAGAGTAAGGGTAAAATGTAAAGGAAAGTTGTGTAATTGGGAACTGTATGCTACTATTGATAAAGATTCAGGAGATTTCATCGTGAAAAAAATACTATCCAGTCCATAAATGTAATACAAAAAAACAAGAACAAGTTATGCTCAACTAAATATATTTCTAAGAAGTAGTTCAAGGACAGAATAATCTCTCACCTGATATTAGAGTGTATAAGCTGCAAGAAACAATTAGTTGCTATAGGAAAGAATGAGTATCAGCAAATGTACCCAATAGCATGGGCAGTTATTGACCAAGAAACTAAACATTCTTGGAGTTGGTTCTTAAGTCATCTCATTCAAGATTTGGAGCTTGGTCTGGGAGATGGATTAACAGTAATGTCTGGCATGAAAAAGGTACTATACTACTTTCTTTTCTGTTGCTTAATTCTTTATTGTTGCTTAGTTCATTTCTGTTTCTTATTTCATTATGTTTCCTCTTTTTATGT
This sequence is a window from Nicotiana sylvestris chromosome 3, ASM39365v2, whole genome shotgun sequence. Protein-coding genes within it:
- the LOC104235037 gene encoding uncharacterized protein yields the protein MKCYTKDIGYDKVEGVYVKDPTNIQYVALEIDNQLYIIKDSHTGSIIDLYVKRVMVKEGVPAGSVVGPLVGDMDQETINIESMVNSRATQIEGAINVTLNEAVGVEGEVEQALKDEDSSDNVDFEEDNLNNIPDEDDSKIDEELSAFRETARKEKISERKTKKHRKVNVIQEVELGEAGVVNGFEDLRLNKKDIFVGKLGGNEDFIDSSDDASEDSSEYLDVLAQSCVDLRSKRRSKRLRYDDSAKYALFELGMLFKNM